GATGTGAACCTCAACGTCATTGCGCGCGGAACGCCGGGCTTTGCCGGCGCCGACCTGGAAAACCTTGTCAACGAAGCGGCCCTGCTGGCCGCGCGCCGAGACCGCGAGTCGGTTTCCATGGCGGAGTTCGACGCCGCCAAGGACAAGGTGATGATGGGCACCGAGCGCCGCAGCCAGGTGATTTCGGACGCCGAGAAGAAGACCACGGCCTATCACGAGGCGGGCCACACCATCGTGGGCAAGCTGCTCGTCTCTGCCGATCCCATTCACAAAGTGACGATCATTCCGCGCGGCATGGCGCTGGGTCTGACCCAGTATTTGCCCGCCGAAGACAAGCACACCTATTCGCGCAGCTATGTGGAGTCGCAGATCTCCATCCTGATGGGCGGACGCATCGCAGAGGAGCTCATCTTCGATGAGCTCACCACCGGTGCGGGCAACGACATTGAGCGTGCGACCGATCTGGCCCGTAAAATGGTGTGCGAGTGGGGCATGAGCGATAAGCTCGGTCCACTCACCTACGGTGAGGCCGAGACTGAAGTGTTCCTGGGCCGCGACATGACCCGTTCGCGCAACTATTCCGAGGACACCTCGCAGCAGATCGACCGTGAGATTCGTGACATCGTTGCCAAGAACTACGACCGGGCGCGCAAGCTACTCGAAGAGAACATCGAGATCCTCCATCGCATGGCCAAGTATCTGCTTGAGCGTGAGACCCTCGATGCGGTCGAGGTCGAAGCGGTCATGCGCGGCGATACATTGCCGGCGCAGGCGCCGGCCGTCACGCAGGCGCCCAAGTCGGACGACCGAAGTGACAAGGGCAAGCCGGAATCGGCACCCAGCCTGGTGCCCGACAAGGTGCCCACCTGAGCGAATCAGTGAACTCGAATGCAAACGGGCGCGGCTAAGCAAGGCCGCGCCCGTTTTCTTGGAAGAAACGTATGTCCGGCGAACTCGAACTCGGTACGCAGCGTTACGACATCACGCGGCGCTGTCTGCTCATGGGGATCATCAACGTGACCCCCGACAGCTTCTCCGACGGCGGGCGCTTTGTGAGCCCCGAACAGGCGCTCTCGCAGGCGCGCTATCTGATGGAGCAGGGGGCCGATCTGCTCGACATCGGCGGCGAGTCGACACGCCCGGGTGCGACGCCGGTGGGCGCCAAAGAAGAGATCGCGCGCGTCGTGCCGGCCATTGAGGCCATTCGGGCTGCCGGGATTTCAGCGCCTATCTCCATCGATACCCAGAAAGCCCGCGTGGCCGAGGCCGCCCTCGATGCCGGCGCCGACTTTGTCAACGACGTGAGCGCGCTGGTGGCCGATCCCGAGCTGGGCGCGCTGATTGCCACGCGCGGCGTTGCCGTTGTGTTGATGCATCACCGCGGCAGCTCGCAGACGATGTACGAGCGCGCCCACTATGAGGACGTGGCCGAGGAAGTGCGCGACGAACTCGCCGAGCGGGTGGAGGCGGCCCTCAAGCTGGGGATCGCCAGGGAGCGGATCATCCTCGATCCGGGTATCGGCTTTGCAAAGAAGGCCCCTCAAAGCTGGCAACTGCTCGACAGGCTCTCACAGATCGTGGAAATGGGCTTCCCGGTGCTGGTGGGGACCTCC
Above is a window of Chrysiogenia bacterium DNA encoding:
- the folP gene encoding dihydropteroate synthase, which gives rise to MSGELELGTQRYDITRRCLLMGIINVTPDSFSDGGRFVSPEQALSQARYLMEQGADLLDIGGESTRPGATPVGAKEEIARVVPAIEAIRAAGISAPISIDTQKARVAEAALDAGADFVNDVSALVADPELGALIATRGVAVVLMHHRGSSQTMYERAHYEDVAEEVRDELAERVEAALKLGIARERIILDPGIGFAKKAPQSWQLLDRLSQIVEMGFPVLVGTSRKSFLGEVFGDSAEQRERGTQATSIAAAQRGARILRVHEPGAYRNLRLHAA